From the genome of Haloarcula taiwanensis:
CCGTCTCGGCCGGGAGGACGTGCAACCCGGCGTGGCTTTTCAGCACCGGCACTTCGTCGGCGTCGGTGTCGAGGTAATCCGGTCGCGGGACGGTCTTGCTCTCGAAGGTTTCGGGGTCGAGGACCTGCACGGCCCGCTCGTCCTCGACAGCGACGAGCGTGGTCGTCTGGGCATCATCGCGGAACCCCAGCCGCTGAGCGTCTGGTGTCTCACCCTCTTCGAAACTCGCCTCGTAGTCCTCGCCGGTCGCCAGCCGGACCCCCTTGAGGTTCCCCTGGACCGACCGGACCAGCACCGGCCCGTCGCCGTCCTCCGGGTCGATAATTTCGCCCTGGCGGTAGCGGGGCAGGCGGACGGCGTAGGTCATCCGATACAGCTCTTGGCCGTCCTCGTCCTCGGAGATGAGACGCCGCGAGTCGGAGTAGGAGCCGCCGAGCTGGGCGGTGATGCGCTTGGCGATGCCAAGCCCCATCTGGTTCGTCGATATCTTCATGTCCAGCCCGTCGTCGACGGACTTGGTCTCGGTGATGAAGGCGTTGCGGTCGCCGGTCTCCTCGCGGGCGGCGATGTACTCCTGAGCTATCTCTTCGGCCCGCTCCCGCTCCTCGTCGGTCGGGTCGCGCCCGCTGGCCCGCACCTGAACGATGCTGGCGAAGGAGCCGCCGGCGATTTTCCCGCAGCGCTTGCACGTCTGCCGGGAGATACGGACGGGGACGGTGACCTCCTCAGTGACCGGCGTCCCGCGGATGACGCCGGAGAACTCGGCGTGCATTCGGATGTTGTTCTTGTCGAGTTGCTCGGGAGCGACCTGCCAGGCGACCGACTGGGCGTCGACGTGAATTCCCAGGGCCTCGCTGACCTGTTCGACGGCGATGTCGGTGTAGTCCTCCGCGCCGATGTCGACCCAGCGGTTCCCCTTGTGGACTGCGCCACACCGCGAACAGACCCGCACCTGAATGGTGTCAGGGGCGTCCACCAGGTCGAACTCCTCGAAGTAGCAGGCGTCACAGAGGACGTGCTCGGAGTTGCGCTGGCCGCCGGCACCCGAAAGCTCCGGGCGCTCGTCGGTGCCCTCCGGTATCTCGTCACCGCAGCGTGGACAGAACTCTCCCGACCGGCTCATTACCGGTCCTACTGTACTGAACCGCTTAAGCCGTGTGTTCCGCCATCGAGATGACGCCGCTGGCAGGCCCGATACCGCCCTCGCCTACTCACCCGTGAGTGTCGGCGCGGTAACGTCGGCGTCGGCGGCCTCACGCCATTCGTGTTCGGGCACCCAGTCCAACAGCCCCTGTGCTTTCGCGGTCGAGAGCGCCGACTGGTCGCCGTCGAGCTTGCACTCCGCGGGAAGCTCGCCCCACTGCTCCTCCACGAGGTCGGCCGTTGGCCGTCCGACGTAGTTCTCGGCGGCGGCGACGTTGAACGCTTCGTGCCCGCCGATGTCGGCATCGAGCGCCGCCGCGACGGCCGTCGCTACGTCACGGACATCGACGTAGGACCAGCAGTTACCCGCACCGTCGGCGAGGTCGCCTGCGGCCACGTCCCGGCAGTTGTACTCGCCGGGGTACTGAATCCACGACGGCCGTATCGAGGCCACGTCCACGTCGTCGCGCCGGACGACCATCTTTGCGATCTCTTCGCCGGCGACCTTCGACGTGCCGTACGGGTCCTCCGGCGCGGTCGGATGTGATTCATCTATCGGGAGATACGCCGGCAGCGGCGTCTCGTCGGCGAAGGCCAGCCCGTAGGCGCTTTCGGAGGACGCCCAGACGACATCTGCGCCGGCGCGACCTGCGGCGTCGATGACGTTGTACGTCGCCGAGACGTTAGTGTCGAACACTCGCGTGCCCGCGTGCCGCTCCGGCGCTGGCAACGCAGCCCAGTGGACGACGGCGTCCGGATCGACCTCGCTGAAGAGGTCCCGAACTTCCACCCCCTCGGTCACGTCGACAGCTTTGAAATCTATGCGCTCTCGCGTCGGAATCTCCCAGCCGGGGTGGTCTAGGTCCACGCAGACGACGTGGTACTCGCCGGCGAGGTGGTCGCAGATCCAGCGCCCGGAGCGCCCGCGCCCGCCAGTGACGGCGACTGTGTCGGTCATGTATCCGATTGTTGCCCGGAGAGTAAATGTGTGTGGACAGCTGCCCCGTTGACGGTCCACTGGCCCGTGCCGTGTGGCGCTTTCCCACGATAGCGAGGTTTTAGAGTGTCGACCGTCTATCAGTGGGTATGGAGTGGCAAACAGACTGGGGGCTCCGTGGCCGGATGGCTCTGACGATGTTCCTGCTGTTCGCGCTGTACATCGTCTTCCTTGGAGCGCTCACGCTGTATTTCAGCAATCTCGCCCTTATCGTGGTCGTCATGGGACTGTTCCTCGGCGCGCAGTTCTTCTTCAGCGACAAGCTCGCCCTGTATTCGATGGGAGCCCGGACGGTCGAACCGGAGGAGTATCCGGAACTCCACCGGACCGTCGACCGCCTGGCCCAGCAGGCCGACCTCCCGAAGCCGAAGGTCGCCGTCGCCGACTCTCGGGTGCCCAACGCCTTCGCCACCGGCCGGTCGAAGAGTAGCTCGGCCGTCTGCGTGACGACGGGCATCATGAATACGCTGGACCAGGACGAACTGGAGGGCGTCATCGCGCACGAACTGGCCCACATCAAGAACCGCGACGTGATGGTGATGACCATCGCCTCGTTCCTCTCGACGATTGCCTTCCTCATCGTCCGATGGGGCTGGCTGTTCAGCGGCGGCCGCGAACGCGGCGGCCAGCAGGTCCCGGTTATTGTCGCCATACTCATCTCGCTGGTCGTCTGGGTCGTTTCCTTCCTCTTGATCCGGACGCTCAGCCGCTACCGCGAGTACGCCGCTGACCGCGGCGGCGCGATGATTACCGGCAAGCCTGCCGCCCTTGCGAACGCACTGATGAAAATCGATGGTCGGATGGACAAGGTGCCAAAGGAGGATATGCGCGATCAGGCCGAAATGAACGCGTTTTTCATCATCCCGATTGACGTCGGGTGGATCGGCCGTCTGGCCAGCACTCACCCCTCGACGGAGAAACGCATCGACCGCCTGCAGGACCTCGAACGCGAACTCGAAAGTCGGTAATTTCCGCTGGCTGTCTGGCTGTTCGAATACGCGTCACCGAACACAGACACCGACTGGTCGAGACGCAAACCACCTTGGTCTCCGGCCCGTAGGGGCTCGCATATGGGACTGCTCGACGGACTCAAGAGCGTCCTCGGGGTGAAAGCCGAGGCCGACGCGACGCGGGACGCCGACCCGGACGACCTGTTCGGGATGAGTACCGCCTACATCACGATGGAAGCCGACTTGGGGTACGAGTCGACCGGCGAGGCAGCGCTGTGTTTCGCCGACGTGGATAGCACGGACTTTCAGGACGCCGTCGACGAGGTCGAATCCATCCTCGACGCCGGAATGGTCGAGACGGGCACGCGGGCGACGTTTGAGACCGACGACCACGGCTACCAGTGGGTTGTGCTCCACGACAACGACTTCGAGGATTTGCTCACGTCGATCCACTTCGCAGCGGACACGCTCGTCGAGCGGCGCTACGGGTCGCGCCTGCTCGCGGCGCTGTTCGCGTTCGAACACACGCGTGACGACCAGACCGTCTACTGGGTGTACTCCTTCCGCCGGGGCGCGTACTACCCGTTTGCTCCGGACCCTCACAACAGCCACGAGCGCAACACGTCCGCGGAGTTCAAACTGGACAGCAACCTCAGCGACGAGATCACTGTCGAGGGCGACAAGGAGTATTGGTATCCACTGTGGCCCGACCGTCCCGGCTACCACCCCTGGGAGTAAGACGGCTCGCTCTTTCCCTTTCACATCTAAAACTCCCGATTCCATTCCGTATTATCCCGCTGCCGTCCTACACTTTCACTTTCACTCTGGTGTTAACGAGGCTTTATACCCACGGACGCACAAGCCACGTCTATGTCCGCAAGTGAGGACCTCGAAGAGCTGCCGGGTGTCGGTCCGGCGACAGCAGAGAAACTCGAAGACAACGGCTACGACTCCTACCAGGGAATTGCGGTTGCCTCTCCCGGCGAACTGTCGAACACGGCCGACATCGGCGAATCGTCGGCAGCCGATATCATCCAGGCAGCTCGTGAAGCGGCCGATATCGGTGGTTTCGAGACTGGATCGACGGTACTCGAACGCCGCGAACAGATCGGGAAGCTCTCCTGGGGCGTCGACGAGGTCGACGACCTGCTCGGCGGCGGCGTCGAGACCCAGTCCATCACCGAGGTGTACGGCGAGTTCGGGGCCGGTAAGTCTCAGGTAACGCACCAGCTCGCCGTCAACGTCCAGCTCCCCGCCGAACACGGCGGGCTGGAGGGAAGCGCCATTTTCGTCGACTCCGAGGACACGTTCCGCCCCGAGCGTATCGAACAGATGGTCAAGGGCCTCGATGACGAGGTTCTGGCCGACACGCTGGTCCTCCACGGCGTCGTTGAGGAAGCAGACGACGCTGACCCCACCGACGACGACCAGCTCGACGCCCTCGTCTCTTCCGTGCTGGAGAAGATTCACGTCGCGAAGGCGTTCAACTCCAACCACCAGATCCTTCTCGCCGAGAAGGCACAGGAAATCGCCAGCGAGAGTCAGGACGAGGAGTTCCCCGTCCGCCTGCTCGCCGTCGACTCGCTGACTGCTCACTTCCGCGCCGAGTACGTCGGGCGTGGCGAACTCGCCGACCGGCAGCAGAAGCTCAACAAGCACCTCCACGACCTGATGCGCGTCGGTGACCTCAACAACACTGCTGTCGTCGTCACGAACCAGGTCGCCTCGAACCCGGACTCCTTTTTCGGCGATCCGACCCAGCCCATCGGTGGCAACATCCTCGGCCACACTTCCACGTTCCGGATGTACCTCCGCAAGTCCAAGGGGAACAAGCGCATCGTCAAGCTCGTCGACGCGCCGAACCTCCCGGACGGCGAGGGTGTCATGCGCGTCGAAGAGGACGGCCTGCTGAACGAGTAGTCCAGATCCGGCAGTCACGGCTCGCCGACTCGATCGACTGCAGAGCGTTTTCTCCAGCGGCCTTTGACACCTCCGACAGCTTTTTCCCGGACTAGTATGTGGACTGGTCCCGCGACTCGAACCCCTTCGTTTCATCTCGAACCGACTCCCGTCTGGCGTCTTGCGGCTGTCAGACGCACCGTGGTGAATGTGAAACTTCAACACCCTAACCGCAGGACGGCGATACATCTCCTGTTGAAACAGGGGGGTCGTAGCCGGGAATCAGCAGACGGCTGTCCGGTCGTCGATGTTTGCAGAGGGTACACCGTCGACTGGAGATTTCAGTGCCCGCTCCTCGGTGGTCGGACGATGTGGAAATCAGGTGCGCAGCGTCAAATCAGTCGCACGTCTGCCCGTGCGTCGGCGCTCCACCGCCTCGCCGTCAGTCCCCGGCAGATTTCATGCCGGTGTCTTCGAGGTCCGCACCGCCGACCGACGAGCGTAGAGCGTCCATCCCGTCGTCGCGGTCGATGCCGAAGTTGTCCCGGTACAGGTCCTGCACGCGGTCGTACTCCTCGTCGCTGAGCGGCGGCGTGTCAGGCGCACCGGCCCACTCGTCGATGTCGGCGTTCGTCCGGAACGTTGGGGTGACCGACGCCACCTCGTCGTTGTACAGGAGCCACTGGATGGCGGCCTGTCCCATTGTCCGCTCGCCGTCCCGCTCTAGGAAGCGGATTTCCTCGACTTTCTCCCAGCCGGTCTCGTACCACTCGCTGGGTCGGTGCGAGCGGTGGTCGCCCTTGCCGAGTTCCGTCTCGGGGGTCACCTGCTCGTTCAGCAGGCCCGAGGAGTGCGGGACACGAGCGAGTACCGACGTATCGGCGTTCTGCTCGCGGATAGTGTCGATGAAGTGCTGGCCGGGAGTCTGCTCGAAGAGGTTGAAGACGGTCTGGAGCGCGTCGAACTCGTTTGCGACCGCGGCGTCGCCCTCGGCGAGCCAGCCGATGGAGGGGCCAAGCGCCCAGCCGATGGCCTCGACTTTGCCTTCCTCGCGGAGTTCGTCTAGCGCTTCCAGTACGTCCTCGTCGACCTCGTCGACGTTGGCGTTGTGAAGCATCAGGAGTTCGACGTGGTCCATGCCGAGGCGGTCGAGCGAGCGGTCGACGGCGGTGTGGACCCACTCGGGCGTAATCTTCTTCGGGAGTTCGCCGTGGCCTGCCTGTGGGTTGTTGTAGAAGTCGTAGCCGATTTTCGTCGAGACCGTCACCTCGTCGCGGTGTTCCGCCAGCGCTTCGCCGATTATCTCCTCGCTGTCGCCGTGGCCGTACACGTCGCCGGTGTCGAAGAAGGTCACGTCCTCTTCGAGCGCGTGCTGGACCATCTCGACGGCGTCCTCGCGGGTGCGGTCGCCCCACCAGTCCGTCCCGACGACCCAGGCACCGAACCCGACTTCCGAGACCTCGACGCCGGAGTTTCCGAGTGTCGCGTATTCCATACCCGACGTAGCGGCGCTGTCCACTTAGCCGTCTTGGTTTGCCGTGTCGGACCGCGTTCGAACCCGGAGCTGTGGGGTCGCAATGTCGTCAAGCAACTCGACCGCGCCGTACTCGCGGTGGACCCACCAGTACAGCGCGGCCCCGCCAACGCCGAGCAGTGGAATGGCGATGAGTCCCCCTTCGGGACCGAACCCGCCGCCGGTCACGAGCGCGGGGCCGGTTGCGGTCGTCGAGAGCATGGCGACGCCCATCCGGAGGCCGCTGACTGGGAAGCCAAGCAGTGCCAGCGTGTAGTTCCAGGCGACGTGGAAGCCGCTGGCGACTCCGAGCCGCCCGGTCAGGACGTAACACGCACCGAGCAGGAAGCCGTAGAGAGTAATGTTGGCCACACTGAGCAGCGACGCGCTGGGGTTTGTCCAGTGGAGGACACCGAACAGTGCGCCCGTCAGCCCTGTCGCCGCGATGATCGCGCCTCGCTTACCGACCCACCCGGCGAGCCCCTCAGCCGTGTTTGTCAGGAGATATCCACGGACGAGCACCTCCTCGGCAGTTGCTTGGACGAGGAAGAACGCCCCCAGAAGGATGACGGCGACCGGTGGCCCGAACGCAGTCAGCGGAAGCGGTCCGCTGTCGACGGTTGCGAGGGCGACGCTGACCTCGGCGAACCCGACGGCCACCTCGACGAGGAGGACGAGCGTGGGCAGCCCCGCCCCGAGCGCGAGGCCGAACGCCGCGTCGCGCCACCACTGCCCGTCGAACCCTAGGCCGTAGTCCCGGAGTGTCCGCCGGTCGAGCAGATAGCCGATTACAACAGCGATGCCGGTTCCGGCAGCGAAGAGCGCAATCTGGCGCGTGACTGCGACCGCCGGCGTCATGCGCACTACCGACGACACCACCGCGACCACCCCTGAGAGGAGTACGAGGCCGAATCCGGCGAGAAACAGCCACACCGTCACCCGCCACGGCGCTCGCAGCCGGCGCTCGGCGGGATTGACAATGTAGCGCCGTATCTCCATGATGAAATCCGACCTGACCATGCCGTCGTCTGGGACGGCGTTGTCTTAACTGTGGCTTGCTCGCTGTGCCACTTGGTGCCGTGACACGGATGTTACTGGGTAGGTTTCACGTAACGGAAACCCCTATCTGCCCGCGAAGCCACGTACTCGACATGACGAAGCGTCACGTGTCGCTGCCACCGCTCGCCGAAGAGGGGCTCAGGGCGTTCATCGACGAGGTCGACGAACGCCTCTCTGGTGACGAGGACACCTGCGACGTTGTCACTGACGTGCTCATCGACCTCCACGGCGACCGAGAGGCCTACGAGCGCTGGCAGGACGGCGCGGATATCTCCCCGGCCGAGCGGGTCCGGCTCCAAGGGTATGACCCCTGTAACACGACCCTCGAGAGCGAGTACTACGCGGAAAAAGACGAGGAACGGTTCAAACGCTCGAAGCACCTCCAGTGGCTCTGGCGGCAGTTCGACGCGACGCCGATGGCGGACAACGTTGAGTTCGCGCTCCGGTTCCGGCGGATGCTCGCCGACCACCTCTTTGAGTCCTGTGGTGAGGGCTGTCGATTTTTCAAGGGTATCTCCTTTACCTACGGCCACAACATCGAGATCGGTGACAACGTCGTTGTCCATGACGACGTTCATCTGGATGACCGTGGGAAGCTCACTATCGGCGACCGCGTCTCCATCTCCGATGACACCCACGTCTACAGCCACGACCACGACGCCGTCGACCAGACCCACGTCGACAACTACCACACCATCATCGAAGACGACGTGCGCCTGACCTACGACTCGATGGTCCGGGCCGGCGTGAAGGTCGGGGAAAACGCCATCCTTGCAGCAAAGTCTATCGCCGGGAAGGACATCCCCGCCCACCACATCGCTGCCGGCACGCCGGCGAAATCCCTGACAGTCAAGGACGGCTGGGAGTCCGTTGCGGAGCCAATCGAAGGGGCGAACGTCGACCGCCGTGCCGAGCGGCAGTTGTCGTACGACCTCCCCGACGACCTCGACAAGTTCGACGAGTTCCAGCGGACTCTCTCGCCGCCGGACCGAGAGTAGGTGTCAGCACGCGCCGTCATCCCTTTTGTTACACCCGACGACGGTTACGTATGCGCAGCGTCGCCATCAACGTCGGAGCTAACACGAACGAACCCGGCTTCCGAGGACCGCTGTTTCCCGACGGCTCCTTCGAATACGTCCCGATTCCCGAGTCGGAGCCGACCAGCGAGCCAGTGCCGACTTACGCCGACCTCGACCTGGGGACTGACGTCTCCGCGGTGGCCGACCGGCCGGTCCACTTCGACCCGGAGTTCCCCGAGGCCGGCGGCGAGCGCTACACCTACGGCGACGAACACGGCGTGAAGGCCGGCCCGCTCTCGGGGCTGTCGGCCGGCGATTACCTCTTTTTTTACGCGACGCTCTCGACCGTCGGCGACGCGCCGGCCTGGGCTCCGCCAGAATGGGGCGCGTATGTCATCGGCCACTTCCGCCTCGTCCGCGACGCGGTGACCGGCGACGAGTACCGCGACCTCTCGCCCGAGGACCGGGCCCAGTTCGCCTCGAACGCCCACGTGAAACGGGACCCGTTCGACGCTCGCGTTCTCATCCGCGGCAATGCCGCCGAGTCACAACTGTACAACACAGTGGTCCCGCTGTCGGCCCCGAGCGGCGGCACCGACGCGAACGAACTGGTCACCGAACTGTCGTCCGACTCGGGGAAGGGGCCGTGGTGGCGACGGCCGATGCGGTTCGACGAGGCCGGCACGGAGCGACTGCTCGAACTGGCCGATAGCAACACCAGCGCTATCGAACGCTGACGCAGCCGAATGAGTTATCACCGGTGAAAATAGAATGTGAAAGCATATGTCCAGACGGACTCAGATAGCTGATATGCGTCTCTCTAGTGGGGTCCCCGGATTCGATGAACTCATTGAGGGGGGCTTACTTCCGAACCGTCTCTACGTGGTCAGCGGCCCGCCGGGCAGCGGGAAGACAACGTTTTGCTCACAGTTCATTACACAGGGCGTCAAGGAGGGTGAGACGTGCCTGTACGTGACGATGCACGAAACCAAGTCGGAGTTGATGCAGGACATGGCCGGCTACGACTTCGGTTTCGACCGGGCCATGCAATCTGACGCCATCCAGTTCCTCAACCTCGTCACCGAGAGCGGGAAACGAACTATCACGCAGTTCGGCAGCGAAGGCGGTCTGACGAACCGACTCGTCGCCTATATCAGACAGAACGATATCCAGCGGGTCGTTATCGACTCGACGATGCTGTTGCAGCACTTTATGAACGACGTCGAGGACGAGATCACGGGCTTTCTCTCCGCGCTGAAACAGACGGACGCGACGACGCTCCTTATCTCCGAGATGACCGACCCGTCCTCCTACAGTGACGAGCACTATCTCGCCCACGGCGTCGTCTTCTTCCACAATTTCCTCGAAAACGGAAGCATGACCCGCGGCGTTCAGGTTATCAAGATGCGGGGGACAGCTATCGACTGTGACATCCGTGAAATCTCCTTTTCTGACGCCGGACTTCGGGTCAACCCTGATCGGAAAGTGGAGACATGAGCCGCTACGAGCGCGAGTTTGGCACCGACTGGGACACTCTCGACAAGGACGAGGCCACCGACAGGGCATACGCTATCGGCGTCGCCGAGCGCCTCGGGGAGTTCAATCGCGACGAACTCGAAGCCATCTACGCCGAGATGAACTCGGCGTACCACAAGAGCATGGTCGAACTCGCGTACGACGAAGGTCGCAACGAAGCGAAGGAAGCGGCGGAGGCGACCAGCGCCGACCGGGACGCCGTCTGGGCCGACCTGATCAACGGCGAGAAGACGTACATCGACGAGGCGGACGTGCCGACTGGCGGCCGCGATGGCCTGCCGTCGGCGCTCGATTCGTCGGAACTGCTGGACAGGCAGTCAATCGACAGCACTGACGCCGTCGACAAACCGGACTTTCTCGACCGATAGCCGTTCTATGGTGCGCGCGGCGACTGTCCGAATAGTGCTGCCGCTC
Proteins encoded in this window:
- a CDS encoding UDP-glucose 4-epimerase — translated: MTDTVAVTGGRGRSGRWICDHLAGEYHVVCVDLDHPGWEIPTRERIDFKAVDVTEGVEVRDLFSEVDPDAVVHWAALPAPERHAGTRVFDTNVSATYNVIDAAGRAGADVVWASSESAYGLAFADETPLPAYLPIDESHPTAPEDPYGTSKVAGEEIAKMVVRRDDVDVASIRPSWIQYPGEYNCRDVAAGDLADGAGNCWSYVDVRDVATAVAAALDADIGGHEAFNVAAAENYVGRPTADLVEEQWGELPAECKLDGDQSALSTAKAQGLLDWVPEHEWREAADADVTAPTLTGE
- a CDS encoding zinc metalloprotease HtpX, coding for MEWQTDWGLRGRMALTMFLLFALYIVFLGALTLYFSNLALIVVVMGLFLGAQFFFSDKLALYSMGARTVEPEEYPELHRTVDRLAQQADLPKPKVAVADSRVPNAFATGRSKSSSAVCVTTGIMNTLDQDELEGVIAHELAHIKNRDVMVMTIASFLSTIAFLIVRWGWLFSGGRERGGQQVPVIVAILISLVVWVVSFLLIRTLSRYREYAADRGGAMITGKPAALANALMKIDGRMDKVPKEDMRDQAEMNAFFIIPIDVGWIGRLASTHPSTEKRIDRLQDLERELESR
- a CDS encoding DNA repair and recombination protein RadA; the encoded protein is MSASEDLEELPGVGPATAEKLEDNGYDSYQGIAVASPGELSNTADIGESSAADIIQAAREAADIGGFETGSTVLERREQIGKLSWGVDEVDDLLGGGVETQSITEVYGEFGAGKSQVTHQLAVNVQLPAEHGGLEGSAIFVDSEDTFRPERIEQMVKGLDDEVLADTLVLHGVVEEADDADPTDDDQLDALVSSVLEKIHVAKAFNSNHQILLAEKAQEIASESQDEEFPVRLLAVDSLTAHFRAEYVGRGELADRQQKLNKHLHDLMRVGDLNNTAVVVTNQVASNPDSFFGDPTQPIGGNILGHTSTFRMYLRKSKGNKRIVKLVDAPNLPDGEGVMRVEEDGLLNE
- a CDS encoding general stress protein — its product is MEYATLGNSGVEVSEVGFGAWVVGTDWWGDRTREDAVEMVQHALEEDVTFFDTGDVYGHGDSEEIIGEALAEHRDEVTVSTKIGYDFYNNPQAGHGELPKKITPEWVHTAVDRSLDRLGMDHVELLMLHNANVDEVDEDVLEALDELREEGKVEAIGWALGPSIGWLAEGDAAVANEFDALQTVFNLFEQTPGQHFIDTIREQNADTSVLARVPHSSGLLNEQVTPETELGKGDHRSHRPSEWYETGWEKVEEIRFLERDGERTMGQAAIQWLLYNDEVASVTPTFRTNADIDEWAGAPDTPPLSDEEYDRVQDLYRDNFGIDRDDGMDALRSSVGGADLEDTGMKSAGD
- a CDS encoding CAAX protease family protein, which gives rise to MVRSDFIMEIRRYIVNPAERRLRAPWRVTVWLFLAGFGLVLLSGVVAVVSSVVRMTPAVAVTRQIALFAAGTGIAVVIGYLLDRRTLRDYGLGFDGQWWRDAAFGLALGAGLPTLVLLVEVAVGFAEVSVALATVDSGPLPLTAFGPPVAVILLGAFFLVQATAEEVLVRGYLLTNTAEGLAGWVGKRGAIIAATGLTGALFGVLHWTNPSASLLSVANITLYGFLLGACYVLTGRLGVASGFHVAWNYTLALLGFPVSGLRMGVAMLSTTATGPALVTGGGFGPEGGLIAIPLLGVGGAALYWWVHREYGAVELLDDIATPQLRVRTRSDTANQDG
- a CDS encoding acetyltransferase, which codes for MTKRHVSLPPLAEEGLRAFIDEVDERLSGDEDTCDVVTDVLIDLHGDREAYERWQDGADISPAERVRLQGYDPCNTTLESEYYAEKDEERFKRSKHLQWLWRQFDATPMADNVEFALRFRRMLADHLFESCGEGCRFFKGISFTYGHNIEIGDNVVVHDDVHLDDRGKLTIGDRVSISDDTHVYSHDHDAVDQTHVDNYHTIIEDDVRLTYDSMVRAGVKVGENAILAAKSIAGKDIPAHHIAAGTPAKSLTVKDGWESVAEPIEGANVDRRAERQLSYDLPDDLDKFDEFQRTLSPPDRE
- a CDS encoding KaiA-binding protein — its product is MRLSSGVPGFDELIEGGLLPNRLYVVSGPPGSGKTTFCSQFITQGVKEGETCLYVTMHETKSELMQDMAGYDFGFDRAMQSDAIQFLNLVTESGKRTITQFGSEGGLTNRLVAYIRQNDIQRVVIDSTMLLQHFMNDVEDEITGFLSALKQTDATTLLISEMTDPSSYSDEHYLAHGVVFFHNFLENGSMTRGVQVIKMRGTAIDCDIREISFSDAGLRVNPDRKVET